One genomic window of Solea solea chromosome 12, fSolSol10.1, whole genome shotgun sequence includes the following:
- the pdf gene encoding peptide deformylase, mitochondrial produces MIMRPRASVLLSSVSRVVQLRGGACILTAAPSSGLPRTPASCSRSYCSSIKRRSYLHYIKNKIIAPPTPPYSHVCQVGDPVLRSHAANVDPAAITDPEIQKVIKTMVKVMRKQDCVGLSAPQIGVPLRIVALEYPEQMLRESSAASREARGLSAQPLRIFINPALRVLDGHTVLFREACESLSGFSAAVPRFLSVEVSGLNEKGEGVTWQASGWPARILQHEMDHLDGVLYIDRMDSRTFMNIKWQEHNE; encoded by the exons ATGATCATGAGACCGCGTGCGTCCGTGCTGCTGTCCTCCGTCTCCAGAGTGGTGCAGCTCAGAGGCGGAGCCTGCATTCTAACAGCAGCGCCCTCCAGTGGTCTCCCACGCACCCCAGCGTCCTGCTCCCGCTCCTACTGCAGCTCCATCAAAAGGCGCTCCTATCTTCACTACATCAAAAACAAGATCATAGCCCCTCCCACACCGCCGTACAGTCACGTGTGCCAGGTCGGGGACCCGGTCCTGCGCTCGCACGCCGCAAACGTCGACCCTGCGGCGATAACGGACCCCGAGATCCAAAAGGTCATCAAGACCATGGTGAAGGTGATGCGGAAACAGGACTGTGTGGGACTCAGTGCTCCTCAGATCGGGGTCCCGCTCCGCATCGTGGCGCTGGAATATCCCGAGCAGATGTTGCGGGAGAGCTCGGCTGCGTCGAGGGAGGCCCGCGGTCTCTCCGCTCAACCCCTGAGGATCTTCATCAACCCAGCCCTGAGGGTTCTGGACGGACACACTGTCCTCTTCCGGGAAGCCTGCGAGAGCCTCTCAGGCTTCTCTGCCGCAGTTCCTCGTTTCCTGTCTGTGGAAGTGTCAG GTCTGAATGAGAAAGGTGAAGGGGTCACGTGGCAGGCGAGCGGCTGGCCAGCTCGCATCCTCCAGCACGAGATGGACCACCTGGACGGCGTCCTCTACATCGACCGCATGGACAGCAGGACCTTCATGAACATCAAGTGGCAGGAGCACAACGAGTAA
- the spata2l gene encoding spermatogenesis associated 2-like, translating into MSVSRQTVRDLLTAYDRSLEQQIVSGGSSLVCRDEELWNQVEELLRDGDAQETHCLGLDPLTVMEESLKAAAAASAGSGGGKVRARGGLRSLDKAFEVLEQAALNLYLTPWREEYKVVKMYSGPFTHYIKPVLSVPQIEKLFGLLGYHSSSPQHQQLCLQLLRISPSSVDDLLRLSCAFYLARCECRLLQAALGKHAGEAQWELRLVRERQRGHGVQVAVDNAMKTLKVDRPLMQPFDGEADVDLYTDDHVNGGQMEAAPGDNKTWLTQMSASPPAGKTRGEEMASSSTPPPASVCVSTFNCQLSAAAAAAPAEPALGSSDVKKQSRRSCDKPDAEPQPGRLSSETAGLCAHDADVDRLCSCLQSPHVYLQRCMDCKSLHSITCALLHLCEMEKHCVLSRYATADDVKEVGAAVAASLQSESLGVSDARGAACDDPASTTPPLRAITYHDCCDLALLDPQLLCRSCGVFHCSSCRDVDVCQRHHSVRQLGVCACGKPCARKPLVLCRYCGNEFCRACWYRSPVFCTCGQTFDQSSSV; encoded by the exons ATGAGCGTCTCCAGGCAGACGGTCAGGGACCTGCTGACGGCCTACGATCGCAGCCTGGAGCAGCAGATCGTGAGCGGCGGCTCCAGCCTGGTGTGTCGAGACGAGGAGCTGTGGAATCaggtggaggagctgctgagggACGGAGATGCTCAGGAGACTCACTGTCTGGGTCTGGATCCTCTGACTGTGATGGAGGAGTCGCTGAAGGCAGCTGCGGCGGCGTCTGCAGGCAGCGGTGGAGGGAAGGTCCGAGCCAGAGGAGGACTCAGAAGCCTGGACAAAGCTTTTGAGGTTCTGGAGCAGGCGGCTCTGAACCTCTACCTCACTCCCTGGAGGGAAGAGTATAAAGTCGTCAAG ATGTATTCTGGTCCATTCACTCATTACATCAAACCAGTGCTGTCGGTGCCACAGATTGAGAAGCTCTTTGGTCTGTTGGGATACCACAGCAGCTCGCCTCAGCACCAGCAGCTTTGTCTCCAGCTGCTCAGGATCAGTCCGTCCTCTGTGGACGACCTCCTCCGCCTGTCGTGTGCCTTCTACCTGGCTCGGTGTGAGTGTCGCCTCCTGCAGGCAGCACTGGGGAAGCACGCCGGTGAGGCGCAGTGGGAGCTGAGGCTGGTGAGAGAGAGGCAGCGAGGACACGGCGTTCAG GTTGCCGTGGACAACGCCATGAAGACACTGAAGGTGGACAGGCCACTGATGCAGCCGTTTGACGGCGAGGCGGACGTGGACCTGTACACGGACGATCACGTTAACGGGGGACAGATGGAGGCGGCGCCCGGAGACAACAAAACCTGGCTGACGCAAATGAGCGCGTCTCCCCCAGCTGGCAAAACACGCGGCGAAGAAATGGCGTCCTCGTCCACGCCGCCACCCGCCAGCGTCTGCGTCTCCACGTTTAACTGCCAGTTGagcgcggcggcggcggcggcgcccGCGGAGCCGGCACTCGGATCCTCGGACGTCAAGAAGCAGAGCAGACGTTCCTGCGACAAACCCGACGCCGAACCACAGCCGGGTCGCCTGTCGTCGGAGACGGCGGGGCTCTGCGCGCACGACGCCGACGTGGACCGCCTCTGCAGCTGCCTCCAGTCTCCGCACGTTTACCTGCAGCGCTGCATGGACTGTAAATCTCTGCACAGCATCACCTGCGCTCTGCTCCACCTCTGCGAGATGGAGAAGCACTGCGTGCTGTCTCGGTACGCGACCGCCGACGACGTGAAGGAAGTGGGAGCCGCCGTCGCCGCGTCGCTGCAGAGCGAGAGTCTCGGTGTGAGCGACGCGAGGGGGGCGGCCTGCGACGACCCCGCCTCCACGACCCCTCCCCTCCGTGCCATCACGTATCACGACTGCTGCGACCTGGCCCTGCTGGACCCTCAGCTCCTGTGTCGCAGCTGCGGCGTCTTCCACTGCAGCTCCTGCCGGGACGTGGACGTCTGTCAGCGGCACCACAGCGTCCGGCAGCTGGGCGTGTGCGCGTGCGGGAAGCCGTGCGCCAGGAAGCCGCTGGTTCTGTGCAGATACTGTGGCAACGAGTTCTGTCGCGCGTGCTGGTACAGAAGTCCCGTGTTCTGCACGTGCGGCCAAACGTTCGACCAGTCGTCCTCCGTGTGA
- the si:dkey-238o13.4 gene encoding uncharacterized protein si:dkey-238o13.4: MSNSDRLVLALGGAGTVGSGIVKALLDKGFKVAVISRDNGRLDRLRTFISPNTKDNLFTIVGNVGTEDGAEQAKKELLESVGKVTDVVSSLGFSWWQGGPPHSQTLKDLHWVIDTLLYSTFVSWKAFFPLVRDDSSCTYTFITGGAEKLLMPGTGFLTVGAASALSFCQILREEYPQLPCKLNQVKINAGVAAPDRMAPGYLDHLDLGVAVASLVEKPNSSHSVFTVSCPTDLKTVLLDRKL, translated from the exons ATGTCAAACTCGGACAGGCTGGTGCTGGCGCTGGGAGGAGCGGGGACAGTTGGCTCCGGGATTGTCAAAGCTCTGCTGGACAAAG GGTTTAAAGTGGCAGTCATCTCCAGAGACAACGGCCGACTGGACAGACTGAGGACGTTCATCTCCCCAAACACTAAAGACAACCTCTTCACTATAGTGGGGAATGTGG GGACAGAGGACGGAGCGGAGCAGGCCAAGAAGGAGCTGCTGGAGTCAGTGGGGAAGGTGACGGACGTGGTTTCATCTCTGGGCTTCAGCTGGTGGCAGGGAGGACCTCCACACAGCCAGACCCTCAAAGACCTGCACTgg gtgattgACACGTTACTTTACAGCACGTTTGTGTCGTGGAAGGCTTTTTTCCCTCTGGTGCGCGACGACTCCAGCTGCACCTACACCTTCATCACAG GAGGAGCAGAAAAGCTGCTGATGCCTGGAACAGGTTTCCTCACAGTGGGAGCAGCCAGTGCTCTGTCCTTCTGTCAGATTCTGAGAGAAGAATATCCTCAACTGCCCTGTAAACTCAACCAG GTGAAGATCAACGCAGGTGTGGCTGCTCCCGATCGCATGGCGCCTGGTTACCTGGACCACCTGGACCTGGGCGTGGCCGTCGCCAGCCTTGTGGAAAAGCCAAACTCCTCCCACTCCGTCTTCACCGTCAGCTGTCCCACAGACTTAAAGACGGTGCTGCTGGACAGAAAACTGTAG